The following coding sequences lie in one Caproicibacterium argilliputei genomic window:
- the srtB gene encoding class B sortase, whose product MTSKVQTIFIVLCAGVVVATSLFFVNKFVVQPAQIDADIQQVQELYASAPAEKAAKKSSSAPDKFATLKKINPDIRGWLTVPGTKINYPVLQSAKSDPEHYLKYDFKNRKDDHGSVFMQAGCQPASSRNTVLYGHNMLDGTMFRDLLKYDSATFCKQNPRFSYEDSSGKKTYQIFAVIKEQNGFTRTDFQSDIDFAMFVQELQKKSIYDTGVSADGWDHIMLLCTCSYETKNNRTVVAGKLLSAT is encoded by the coding sequence ATGACCAGTAAAGTACAAACCATTTTCATAGTTCTGTGTGCAGGCGTTGTAGTTGCAACGTCTTTATTTTTTGTCAACAAATTTGTGGTGCAGCCTGCGCAGATTGATGCCGATATTCAGCAGGTGCAGGAGCTTTATGCCTCTGCCCCTGCTGAAAAAGCTGCAAAGAAAAGTTCATCAGCACCGGATAAGTTTGCAACACTGAAAAAGATCAACCCGGATATCCGAGGGTGGCTTACCGTCCCCGGCACAAAAATCAACTATCCCGTGCTGCAGTCCGCAAAATCTGACCCGGAGCATTACTTGAAATACGATTTCAAGAATCGAAAGGACGACCACGGTTCAGTGTTTATGCAGGCAGGCTGTCAACCGGCCAGCAGCCGCAACACCGTGTTGTATGGCCACAATATGCTGGACGGTACCATGTTTCGGGACTTGCTTAAATATGACAGCGCGACTTTCTGCAAACAGAATCCGCGCTTTTCTTATGAGGACAGTTCCGGTAAAAAAACGTACCAGATTTTTGCGGTTATTAAGGAGCAGAATGGCTTCACCCGCACAGACTTTCAAAGTGATATTGATTTCGCTATGTTCGTGCAGGAATTGCAGAAAAAATCCATTTACGACACCGGCGTGTCCGCGGATGGCTGGGATCACATCATGCTACTGTGTACCTGCAGCTATGAGACCAAAAACAACCGCACGGTGGTTGCCGGAAAGCTTCTAAGTGCGACATAA